Below is a genomic region from Mycobacteriales bacterium.
GGCGCCGCCGAGCAGGAGGTAGAGGACGGCCATCCGCACGCTGACGCCGTTGGCGACCTGGTCGACGATGGTGGAGCGCAGCCCGTCGGCGACCTCGGCCGCAATCTCCATGCCGCGGACCATCGGCCCGGGGTGCATGACGATCGCGTCATCGGACAGCTGCTTCGCGCGGCGAACGTCGAGGCCGTAGCGACGGGCGTACTCGCGGGTGCTCGGGAAGTAGGCCGCCCCCATACGTTCGCGCTGCACCCGCAGCATCATCACGGCGTCGCTCTTGGGCAGCACCGCGTCCAGGTCGTAGGACACCGCGCACGGCCAGGCCTCGACACCCATGGGCAGCAGCGTGGGCGGCGCGACGAGGGTCACCTCCGCGCCGAGGGTGGACAGCAGCAGGACGTTCGAGCGGGCCACCCGGCTGTGCAGGATGTCACCCACGATGGTCACCTTCAGGCCCTCGACCCGGCCGAGGCGCTGGCGCATCGTGTAGGCGTCGAGCAGCGCCTGGGTGGGGTGCTCGTGAGTGCCGTCACCGGCGTTGATGACCGAGCCGCGCAGGAACCGGCTCAGGTTGACCGGGGCGCCCGACCAGGAGTGACGGATGACGACGGCGTCGGAGCCCATCGCCTCCAGCGTCAGGGCGGTGTCCTTCAGCGTCTCGCCCTTGGACACGCTGGAGCCCTTGGCGCTGAAGTTGATGACGTCGGCGGACAGCCGCTTGGCGGCGAGCTCGAAGCTGGTGCGGGTGCGGGTGGAGTCCTCGAAGAACAGGTTGACGACCGTGCGGCCGCGCAGAGTCGGGAGCTTCTTGACCGTGGCGCGTTCGGTGAGCTGGGCCAGCTCGGTGGTGGTGTCGAGGACGAGCGTGGCGTCCTCGAGGGTGAGGTCGGCGGCCGAGAGCAGATGGCGCTTCACGCGTCGCGCCGCTCGAGATCGGCGGGCCCGAGCAGGACCGCGTCGCGGCCGTCGTCCTCGGTGAGCATCACGTGGACGGTCTCCCTCAGGGAGGTGGGGATGTTCTTGCCGACGTAGTCGGCCCGGATCGGCAGCTCGCGGTGACCCC
It encodes:
- a CDS encoding aspartate carbamoyltransferase catalytic subunit, which produces MKRHLLSAADLTLEDATLVLDTTTELAQLTERATVKKLPTLRGRTVVNLFFEDSTRTRTSFELAAKRLSADVINFSAKGSSVSKGETLKDTALTLEAMGSDAVVIRHSWSGAPVNLSRFLRGSVINAGDGTHEHPTQALLDAYTMRQRLGRVEGLKVTIVGDILHSRVARSNVLLLSTLGAEVTLVAPPTLLPMGVEAWPCAVSYDLDAVLPKSDAVMMLRVQRERMGAAYFPSTREYARRYGLDVRRAKQLSDDAIVMHPGPMVRGMEIAAEVADGLRSTIVDQVANGVSVRMAVLYLLLGGAEPAIGSDNA